Genomic segment of Oncorhynchus tshawytscha isolate Ot180627B linkage group LG13, Otsh_v2.0, whole genome shotgun sequence:
ctttattttaagaacgtgaaatgtcagaacaatagtagagataattatttatttcagcattcaTTTCTTtttttcacattcccagtgggtcagaggtttacacacactcaattagtatttggtagcattgcctttaaattgtttaacttgggtggaacatttcaggtagccttccacaagattccaacaaaaagttgggtgaattttggcccatacctcctgacagagctggtgtaacggagtcaggtttgtaggcctctacaattttctttctgaggtcttggctgatttcatttgattttcccatgatgtcaagcactgagtttgaaggtaggccttgaaatacatccataggtacacctccaattgactcaaattatgtcaataagcccatcagaagcttctaaagccatgacataattttctggaattgtccaagctgtttaaaggcagagtcaaattagtgtatgtaaacttctgacctactggaattgtgatacagtgaattataagtgaaataatctgtctgtaaacaattgttggaaaattacttgtgtcatgcacaaagtagatgtcctaaccgatttgccaaaactatagtttgttaacaagaaatttgtggagtggttgaaaaacgggttttaatgactccaacctaagtgtacaagtggggcaaaaaaagtatttagtcagccaccaattgtgcaagttctcccacttaaaaagatgagaggcctataattttcatcataggtacacttcaactatgacagacaaaattagaagaaaaaaaatccagaaaatcacattgtaggattttttatgaatttatttacaaattatggtgaaTAAGTAAtacgtatttggtcacctacaaacaagcaagatttctggctctcacagacctgtaacttcttctttaagaggctcctctgtcctccactcgttacctgtattaatggcacctgtttgaacttgttatcagtataaaagacacctgtccacaacctcaaacagtcacactccaaactccactatggccaagatcaaagagctgtcaaaggacaccagaaacaaaattgtagacctgcaccaggctgggaagactgaatctgcaataggtaagcagcttggtttgaagaaatcaactgtggttGCAATTATAAGGAAATGGaggacatacaagaccactgataatctccctcgatctggggctccacgcaagatctcaccccgtggggtcaaaatgatcacaagaacggtgagcaaaaatcccagaaccacacggggggacctagtgaatgacctgcagagagctgggaccaaagtaacaaagcctaccatcagtaacacactacgccaccagggactcaaatcctgcagtgccagatgtgtccccctgcttaaaccagtacatgtccaggcccgtctgaaatttgctagagagcatttggatgatccagaagaagattgggagaatgtcatatggtcagatggaaccaaaatataactttttggtaaaaactcaactcgtcgtgtttggaggacaaagaatgctgagttgcatccaaagaacaccatacctattgtgaagcatgggggtggaaacatcatgctttggggctgtttctctgatccgtgtaaaggaaagaatgaatggggccatgtatcgtgagattttgagtgaaaacctccttccatcagcaagggcattgaagatgaaacgtggctgggtctttcagcatgacaatgatcccaaacacaccgcccgggcaacgaaggattggcttcgtaagaagcatttcaaggtactggagtggcctagccagtctccagatctcaaccccatagaaaatctttggaggtagttgaaagtccgtgttgcccagcaacagccccaaaacatcactgctctagaggagatctgcatggaggaatgggtcaaaataccagcaacagtgtgtgaaaaccttgtgaagacttacagaaaacgtttgacctctgtcattgccaacaaagggtatataacaaagtcttgagaaacttttgttattgaccaaatacttattttccaccataatttgcaaataaattcattaacaatccaacaatgtgattttctggatttttttctctcatgtcgtctgtcatagttgaagtgtacctatgatgaaaattacaggcccctcatctttttaagtgggagaacttgcacaattggtggctgactaaatacttttttgccccactgtatgtacacttacgacttcaactgtagacctACTTACATTTTGGAAGCTCATAAATTGCATTTAGTAAAGATATAAGCAGTAGGCCTCCCGAGTGACGTGGAACCAGTCCACGGAATTCAAGCGAACCGAACTCAAACCACCTCTCGAGATGGTCTCAGTTCGGTTTGCGGTTTGCTTTGCACTCTTTTAAGGGTTCTGAGTTCCTTGGAGTGTTCATACTGCACACAAAAAATGAAGCGAACCGCACTAAGTTTACAGAAATAAGCTGAAAGGGTCCAAGTGTGAAAACACCCTTAGAATtagaggttagggaaaataggattttgaatgggactgaatggtGTGTCTCCACAAGGTTAGTtgtggggacatacgtaaatagtctgggtggccatttgattaattgttcagcagtcttatggctagggggtagaagctgttaaggagccttttggaactagacttgtcgctccggtaccgcttgccgtgcggtagcagagaagaGTCGATGAATtgggtgactggggtctttgacaattgtttgggccttcctctgacaccgcctaggcTAGAGGTATAGTTatacaggactgtgtgtgtgtgtgtgtgtgtaaaggataCACTGTAGACAGAAGCGTCTGATGTATGACTGGATGAAGTCCAGGTGTTCGTCTTTGTAGTCATACTCCTTCTCCAACGTACTGATGGCATcgcactgcaacacacacaggttagaggtCATAGGTAATATATGTAGTCATACTCCTTCTCCAACGTACTGATGGCATcgcactgcaacacacacaggttagaggtCATAGGTAATATATGTAGTCATACTCCTTCTCCAACGTACTGATGGCATcgcactgcaacacacacaggttagaggtCATAGGTAATATATGTAGTCATACTCCTTCTCCAACGTACTGATGGCATcgcactgcaacacacacaggttagaggtCATAGGTAATATATGTAGTCATGCTCCTTCTCCAGGCAACTGATGACATCACAGCAAAACAGATAGAATAGGGAcaactccagtgtgtgtgtgttcgtacctTAGTGCAGACCACCACCATGGGTAGTCCcaggttgtgtgtgagtgtgttttcgCCGAgcggcagcagaacgttctcctcctcctcactcctcctctggGGGGCGCTCTCCTCCCAGCCAGGATCCACATACTCCTGGAACTGTCTGGCCACTACAGACAGTCACAAagcaggggcctcatttatccaCTGTGCGTAGGCACAAATCTGTGCGTAAACCATGCGTGGGATTATTTTCACACAAAGTGTGAGATTTATCCATATGAACATTTACATGACCATGCACATGCACAGTGCCAAGTGGTGGAATAAGGAAACTGCTTGTCAAGAATAGAATGGGGAAAATATATATGGAAAATGTGTGCATTTGTGAGAGTAATaatagatttaaaaaatgtaaaaagctaTGTCATTTTATCTCCATTGTGAAATAATGCAACATCGACATAATTTTGACCACATCAGTGCATTTGTTACAATAATCCCTACAGTCATTTGTTACAATAATCCCTATACAGTCATTTGTTACAATAATCCCTATACAGTCATTTGTTACAATAATAACCCCTATAGAGTCAAATGTTAAATTAGAGGTACATGTCAAAGTGAAAGCATTATGTAAATCCTATAAAAGACAGATAATGGGAACTGGAATGAGAGATGGCTGATCTTACTCTGTTGGGGGATTTGGAACAAAATGCGATGGATGcgatttttattcggtacatgaaaacttaagtaAAAAAGTACCTTTAAAaatgtgcactacatcatcacacacactgctttagaaatgtgcactacatcatcacacacactgctttagaaatgtgcactacatcatcacacacactgctttagaaatgtgcactacatcatcacacacactgctttagaaatgtgcactacatcatcacacacactgctttagaaatgtgcactacatcatcacacacactgctttagaaatgtgcactacatcatcacacacactgctttagaaatgtgcactacatcatcacacaCTGCTTTTTAGCCGCAACATGTCAGTTTGGTagaaacacaccactggtggggagatatgcataaagaaaatattcacatttgcataaaaatctgtcgccaattggatggaaagcGAGCTTTACACAGTCTTATTTTTGTGCAGTTGGTTAAAACCTTTTTCACAATGTCCAAATAGTCCTCTGCAGCACAGTTTCAGCAACTTAGCTATCTAAAAGTCAGCTGAGCAAGCCAATAATATATCTGGTACCAGCCTGTTCAGGGTTAGGTCTAGGGCCTGTTTAGGGTCCTGTTTAGAGGTCAGAGGGTAAAACATGACATGTGTTTGACTCACTTCTGTTCTCCAGCTCCCTCAGTGTTTCCGGGGGGACCCGGAGCTTGTCGATATGTTCCCTAGCGACAGCCGCCCACTTCTGAAGCGATTCCATGGCGACCCACGGCCGCGACAGGTCCACAGTAACCAATAACAACGAGTCACCAAGCGCCTCTCGTTGCACAGCAACAGACTGCAGACCTTTATGGTACAGATCCCCATCTAACACCCAGGCATTACACCTGGTTTggtctacatacacacacacaccacacacacaccacattagACAGACCTAGTAGGTAGTGCCGAGAAATTAACCAACATTTCGAGGGTGGACGCtgtttctctagagagaaatcaaatcattcaCGAAAAAAAAGTCAAGTCAAGAACTACAGTATGTGGGATGCTGGGCtaaagggagttgtagttttcattaagcaaatattcaaccttGTTCAGCGCAGAAATgttgtaattaactacaatgactatAAATTGAATGTTGATCATTTTTGGTTTTGTAATGTCAATTAAAAAGCTCCAAAATTATTTTAATGTGTTTATTTCTTAATAAATTTTCTGATTCAAAATAATTATAAACCGAAAGCAACCTATCACTCAGCACTACTAGTGGTTAAAAGGCAATGATGGTGTAAAAGGTCAAATGAAAGCTGTGATTGGTTACCGTCAATGTCGTCGTCATGGACACTAAAGTAGAGGTATTCCAGGCCACGCCCCTTCAGGAAGTCCTCCACACCCTGTAGTTTAGCAACCAGGGTGGTCTTCCCCGAACCCacctcccctacacacacaccgaaagacagtcagacaggtaTTAAACACCTAACAATGACACATTACAATATTCTACTATTAGGCCTATCAGTAAATACTGCAGAGTAGGCAGCATTCCTCACGCCATACTGATTAGCCTCTGTAGCAGAGGATTACCCTTGGGGTTGTTACTGCTAGGCGAATGTGGCTGACTGGACTCAGACAAGGAttgctagacacacacacattctacacaATGCCATATAAAAGCAACATAAAgcctgactgatagctggtatcATATTGGTCCATCATTGTAATAGGAGAAgacagggtgggggagagaggttcATCACAGCTAGcacacgcacagagagacagacagacagacacccacccatgACCAGCACATTTTTCCCGGACGGTAGTTTAGATCTGGAGTGAGTCGATACTTCGCTCAGAATAGCAGACCTGCggatagatggatagaggagaCCGTTcactagctaacttagctagctgacTATCTACATGTACATCTTATAGAATCATTCCACTgactagctagttaactagcttATCATCACCAGCAGCATTAGCCAATGCTAGCTATCGCTGGCTAGTCAATCTAAAAGCCGATGCAGAAATGCTAGCTCACTAAATAAACCACACAATCATCAGACAGCATCATCATTCATTCGTAAACCTAGCCAATCTCTATTGCTAGCATCAATGGGCTAGCcgctgctagctagctgtgttaGACGGGCTGTCACTCGGAGTCTGAACAATAACAGTCGCTCTCCATCGAAAAGCTCCTCCTGGATCTAAACAGGAAGGTGTCAGTTGTTCCCACCATAAATCCTGTCCATCTTCGTCTTCAGTGTTTGGTTGTTCGGCTGTGCTGTTTAGTCCACTGTTGTTGGAGGATAATAATGTACTCCTCCCTGACGCCGCCATCTTCACTGCTACCAACCAACAAAGACCCGGATGTAACGCACAGTACTGGGCGTGGTCGTCCAGAagaataacacaataaacaaacaaaattaGCCTAATTAATTAAACAACGAATTAAATAAACAGATCCATGCTAACTACAGATAAGATCCAGAGTGAAGGACTTCACTTGAATTTTTTTATTGGTGTATATTAAGTGACTTTCTCATGCGTTTACATTGTGTTTTGTTAAATGTATTCCAGTGTACATACTTTTCAACATTTCATAGAGTTGCTGTAACCAGATTACTCTTTATTGCCAATATAATTAGCTTATCATATTATCAGATAGAAATATAGGTACTCATTCTGTAACCATCAATTGCTCTCTGGGCCCGTTTTATGGAATGATTCATCCAGGTCAAAATGATCCTGTGTGTTGTTTTATAGTTGTATATAATCCTGGACTAAAAATCTATTTCAGTGGAGATTCACTATTGAGTATGCTTTTTAGTGCAGGGTTTACTCTGTATCTGGGAAATGGACCCTTAGTGTCCTGTGTATTCATTTGATGTCATATAATCATTGTTGTAAAAACATATGATGTGGTATCACATATATTTAGTTCAGATTTGTCTTGCGTGCAAAGTTGCATCCAAAAAAGGTAGGACCAAATCTGATGGGGATAACATATGATAATCTAACACAACACAGCAGGATTATTTTGATCTGGATTACATGTTGAATGGATGGGCCAGCTCATCACACAGTAAAGTGCAGTCACTTCTATCCACCACTGGGTCCCGCCGTTGTACCGTCACAGTCCTGTACCCCCTGCCTGCTGCTCCCCGTGGCTCTACTGATACTAACCAACTACCGTTAACCGGCACTGTGCGACCCTCCTCATCATAATTTactgggaggagacagagggagggagaaagacagaagtagagacagataaagagacagagagagagagagagatgttctctTCATTCATACCGTGAGGACCCTGATGTACTGTATCCCCTGTCTGCGCATGGCTTGAGGTGCAAGGCTCAGTACCTACTGCTTTGCTGACGtacggagagagggaaagaaagagagagagaaagagaagtgggatGGGTGCAGAGTGTGTGAGGACGTCGAAGTCACTGTGATTCCGCCCAGCAGTGAAGTTTCCTTCATCTCACTGCTCTGCCCATCTCTACCTGGTACCTGAGGTGAGTTACTGGCTGGAACACTAATAAGGTATGGATGGGCACTGggctgagtgagagagtgagtgtgtgtgtgtgtgtgtgtgtgtgtgtgtgtgtgtgtgtgtgtgtgtgtgtgtgtgtgtgtgtgtgtgtgtgtgtgtgcgtgcgcgtgtgtgtgtgtgtgtgtgtgtgtgcgtgcgtgtgtgtgtgtgtgtgtgtgtgtgtgtggacacctCTGTGTGCATGTTATAACTTGACAAAGTCTTTGGATGTTTGTTTTTTACATGCCACACACCCTGCTCAATAACATAAGAGTTATGGTTTGCAGTGTTATGTTATGGGATTGTAGGTTCAGTgtttatgtatgtttgtgtgggcgtgcgtgcgtgccacaggggacagggagagagagtgatgtggtAGCTTTCTAAGCCTGTGGAGGGATTACTCAGCATGGACCTTCCTGCCCTAATGAttaattattcattattattaatgTCCTTAATgtcatcactcacacacacacacacacacacacacacacacacacacacacacacacacacacacacacacacacacacacacacacacacacacacatgcacacacacacacacactggaattgtCCCCATGTTACTGAGTCCATCTAAGGGTCAAGGGCAGTGGATCTCTGAGCAGTGATTGGTTCTGTTGCTGCCCTGTAAAGTTGTGATTGGACGGAGATATACTCAGATATAGAATTAATTATCTGTCCATTTGTTATTCCCTACTCTGATTATCTCAGCTAAAAATAATCACCCCAGCATCCACACACACTGAGCGCATGAAatatagaggaggaagaggacgagagaggagggagagatagtgagagagaggggggacaggagagagacggagagagcatACCTTGGAACAGAACTGGGTCATATTGAGTTTGCTACCAAACTGTAGGCAGTGGcataaaaaaagagagaaagagatggagagagaaagagcacatTCTGTATAATAGTGCAGATTGAAGTTGATGGAGGATTGATCTAGACCACGTGTCAAATTAATTCCAcggagggccaagtgtctgcGTGTTTTCCCACATCccttgatgaattaaggtcactgattagtaaggaactcccctcacctggttgtctaggtatTATTTGataggaaaaaacaaaaaccagctGACACtaagccctccatggaatgagtttgacatcctTGATCTAAACTATAGAATATTAAATGTAGAGGGTATACTAGAATGTTGACTAAACTACACTAGAATGTAGAATATAATGCAGAATCGAATGTAGAATGGTCCAAAAACTGAAACATAgcacggtgtgtgtgtttgtgtgtgtgtttgtctgtgtgagtTCTGACCTTGAACATAAGAACTTCTTACTGCTTACTCAGTTCCACAGCATCTTCTCATGTTGTAACAGAGGAGTTTGTTTAGGATTGTGTGTTCTCcctaaagtgtgtgtgtaatgtgttttctcacttaagtgtgtgtgtttctgtgtgtgtgtgtgtctgcaggtccTGTCTGTGTCCAGCATGAGTAACATCTATGAGTCTGCAGAGGCGACCCTCGGCCTGTGCAACTCTTCCTGTCTGACCAAGGTAGCTCATTAacacttgattgattgattaacaaAGTGATTCATTGACAAATTGATCGatcaaataatttatttattgatGACAGGTTGAGCTGAGAGTGGCTTGTCGAGGGATCTCAGACCGAGATGCCCTTTCTAAACCAGACCCCTGTGTTGTACTCAAGATGCAGTCACACGGGCAGTGGTTCGAggtactctctccctccatctcgctctctctcgctccatctctgccctgtttctctccctctctgccctgtttctctccctctctgccctgtttctctccctctctgccctgtttctctccctctctgccctgtttctctccctctctgccctgtttctctccctctctgtctctctgtgcctgaCTCGATAAGAAAATAAAAGCTGACTTTGTATTTtgccacagtacacacacacacacacacacacacacacacacacacacacacacacacacacacacacacacacacactcttctctcgttctctctctctctctctctctctctctctctctcccactctctctctctctctctctctctcacactctcgttctctcactttctctcgttctctcgctctctttctctctctctcttgtactctctttctctctctcattctctctctttctctctttctttctctctctctcgttctctctctctctctctctctctctctctctctctctccttctctctcgctctctttctctctctctgactcgttCAACCCGCAGCCACAGAAGTAGTTTCTTTCCTCTGAGAGTTTAAAGCTTCTTAGTAAAGACCAGAAGACCAGAACCAAATTCTTTGAGTGGTTTATCAGGAGAATGCAGTTAGATGTCTCTAAATCCTAAACAATCTGCTCCCCTTATGTGGCTGGACTTTTGAAGAAACAAAGGAGAGGTCTATTTTGGTTTAGTTGCAATTTGTTCACTATGATTAACAATTCAAGAGTTTTGCTGAACAGGCTGACAAAGATAATTCATAGCTCCAGGCTTTTAGTCTTCTTACTAACTGTTAGGCCTTACTGGTGGATGTATCTCCAGAGATTCTCCCGGTGGGGACCTGAAACTATTGCTGTCCACTGCCATGTAGTGCTGAGCTTGAGAATGATGATGTCGCTGTCCGCTTCATTGGTGCTGAATTGTAAACATTACCGCTTGTTTGTTTACAATAATCACCATTGGATATTTTACTTGTGTGACAACtttaaagtgtgtttgtgtgtatgcgtgtgtgcgtgcatgcctgCGTGTGcgcctttgtgtgtgtgcgtgagtgtgtgtacctgcgtgtgtgcgtgtgggcgtgtgtgtgtgtgtgtgtgcaggtggacCGGACAGAGGTGATCCGTAGCAGTATCAATCCAGTGTTTTCCAAGGTGTTTCTGGTTGACTTCTACTTTGAGGAGGTTCAGCGTCTTCGCTATGAGCTACATGACATCAGCTCCGCTCACAATGGACTCAGAGACACAGACTTCCTCGGAGCTATGGAGTGCACGTTGGGACAAGTGAGTGAATGTGAGGATAGGTGAGTGCACGTTGGGACAAGTCAGTGAATGTGAGGATACGTGAGTGCACGTTGGGACAAGTGGGTGAATGTGAGGATAGGTGAGTGCACGTTGGGAAAAGTAGGTGAATGTGAGGATAGGTGAGTGCACGTGAGGACAAGTGGATGCACGTGAGGACAGGTAAATGCCCGTGAGGACAGGTGGGTGCACGTGAGGACAGGTAAATACACGTGAGGAGAGGTGAATACACGTGAGGACAGGTGTATACACGTGAGGACAGGTAAATACACGTGAGGACAGGTGAATATACACGTGAGGACAGGTAAATACACGTGAGGACAGGTAAATACACGTGAGGACAGGTAAATACACGTGAGGACAGGTAAATACACATGAGGACAGGTAAATACACTTAAGGACAGGTAAATACACGTGAGGACAGGTGAAAACACGTGAGGACAGGTGAATACACGTAAGGACAGGTAAATACACGTGAGGGCAGGTAAATGCCCATGAGGACAGGTAAATGCCCGTGAGGACAGGTAAATACACGTGAGGACAGGTAAATACACGTGAGGGCAGGTAAATGCCCATGAGGACAGGTAAATACACGTGAGGACAGGTAAATACACGTGAGGACAGGTGTGTGCATGTGAGGAC
This window contains:
- the dync1li1 gene encoding cytoplasmic dynein 1 light intermediate chain 1, yielding MAASGRSTLLSSNNSGLNSTAEQPNTEDEDGQDLWSAILSEVSTHSRSKLPSGKNVLVMGEVGSGKTTLVAKLQGVEDFLKGRGLEYLYFSVHDDDIDDQTRCNAWVLDGDLYHKGLQSVAVQREALGDSLLLVTVDLSRPWVAMESLQKWAAVAREHIDKLRVPPETLRELENRMARQFQEYVDPGWEESAPQRRSEEEENVLLPLGENTLTHNLGLPMVVVCTKCDAISTLEKEYDYKDEHLDFIQSYIRRFCLQYGASLLYTSVKEMKNVDVLYKYLVHRLYGFPFHYPAQLVEKDTVFIPSGWDNENKISILHENFQTLKLDDIFEEVIVKPPVRKFVHEKEIQAEDDQVFLLKLQSLLSKQPPASAGRPGESSSSRGPSGSPRTSNRSAAANVANTMPQSAGQTSEGVLANFFNSLLTKKAGASPPGNSTPGTVRKSGSKLGLSDVQAELDRISCRENDETNNSNTNNPNPSTETNEEQT